From Parasteatoda tepidariorum isolate YZ-2023 chromosome 1, CAS_Ptep_4.0, whole genome shotgun sequence, one genomic window encodes:
- the LOC107437169 gene encoding uncharacterized protein, which yields MEETKVNDTINTPPQEEKPEKTKDEEILELAKKELMRDVKCASIRAEQYGAHSWAKPPNYRPSQRFLKHMLMSNSNHNERREKRQRDITQSDTFKRHSDYITQDSKKKRRNDLNDRSHSKHKHNDKR from the exons ATGGAAGAAACGAAAGTAAATG ACACAATTAATACCCCACCTCAAGAAGAGAAACCAGAGAAAACAAAAGATGAGGAAATATTAGAGCTTGCCAAAAAGGAACTTATGCGAGATGTCAAATGTGCCTCCATTAGAGCTGAACAATATGGTGCTCATAGTTGGGCAAAACCTCCAAATTATCGTCCCAGCCAAAGATTCTTAAAACATATGTTAATGAGTAACTCTAATCATAATGAACGCAGAGAGAAAAGACAACGAGACATAACACAGAGTGACACATTTAAAAGGCATAGTGATTATATTACGCAAgactcaaagaaaaaaagaagaaatgacTTAAATGATAGATCTCATTCTAAGCATAAACATAATGATAAAAGATAG